The Phaeobacter sp. A36a-5a genomic interval ATCCACGCCGAGCCGACCACCATGGGTCTGACCTTTGCCCGTTTCTATGCCGAAATGGACCGCAACAAGCAGCGTCTGCAAAATGCCCGCGCCGAAGTTGCCACCGGTGCAATTTCCGGCGCGGTTGGCACCTTTGCCAATATCGACCCGCGCGTTGAAGAACATGTCTGCGAGCAGCTCGGCCTCAGCCCCGAGCCGATCTCCACACAGGTGATCCCGCGCGACCGTCACGCAATGTTCTTTGCCACGCTGGGCGTCATCGCGTCGTCGATCGAGAATATCGCAGTGGAAATCCGCCACATGCAGCGCACCGAGGTGCTGGAAGGCGCCGAATTCTTCTCGATGGGCCAGAAAGGCTCCTCGGCAATGCCGCACAAGAAGAACCCGGTTCTGACCGAAAACCTCACCGGCCTTGCGCGCCTGGTGCGGATGGCGGTGATCCCGGCGATGGAAAACGTGGCGCTGTGGCATGAGCGCGATATCTCGCACTCCTCGGTGGAGCGCGGCATCGGCCCGGATGCGACCGTGACCCTGGATTTTGCGCTCAACCGTCTGGCCGGCGTCATCGACAAGATGCTGGTCTTCCCTGAGAACATGCTGGACAACATGAACAAATTCCCCGGCCTCGTTATGTCGCAGCGGGTGCTGCTGGCGCTGACGCAGGCGGGTGTCAGCCGCGAGGACGCCTATTCCATGGTGCAGCGCAACGCCCTGAAGGTCTGGGAAGATCGTGTTGATTTCCGCGAGCTGCTGCTGGCGGATGCCGATGTGGTTGCCGCCCTTGGCGAAGAGGCGATCAACGAGAAATTCGACATGGGCTATCACACCAAACACGTCGACACG includes:
- the purB gene encoding adenylosuccinate lyase, whose translation is MIPRYSRPEMVAIWSPETKFKIWYEIEAHACEAMANLGVIPRENADAVWKAKDVEFDVARIDEIEAVTKHDVIAFLTHLAEHVGSEEARFVHQGMTSSDVLDTCLNVQLVRAADILLEGVDKVLAALKKRALEHKDTVRVGRSHGIHAEPTTMGLTFARFYAEMDRNKQRLQNARAEVATGAISGAVGTFANIDPRVEEHVCEQLGLSPEPISTQVIPRDRHAMFFATLGVIASSIENIAVEIRHMQRTEVLEGAEFFSMGQKGSSAMPHKKNPVLTENLTGLARLVRMAVIPAMENVALWHERDISHSSVERGIGPDATVTLDFALNRLAGVIDKMLVFPENMLDNMNKFPGLVMSQRVLLALTQAGVSREDAYSMVQRNALKVWEDRVDFRELLLADADVVAALGEEAINEKFDMGYHTKHVDTIFARVFGD